The sequence gaaagcatgttgattgttgtataaattgttatgttgcttttactgggaatgtcgttctcaccggttatccggctgttgctttgttttgtatgtgtacttggcaacaggtggggcaggatcaagtcagaagaggcatggttagctccaagagaaagttgtagcagtgagactcggtttagaagtcgtgtcagcatgtctacctagtgttgttagaacatgtttagatatcgaacttcgtttttatgttgtattgacatgcaagctttgccgtgttgttatcgtggcatgttctattttggagtagttgttaaactctagaacttcatgtattaatcggaggaactgcatttataatgtatgtgttgatttggattgcattggaatagttttagatggaTTGCAAGCATGTTTTCtgttgttctgtttctgctgtagggggcgcccgagctgcaatttttagcagcccgagcgcaccccaccccgagaccagtagcgcctctgtccagggcgcgctcgagctacggtttttggccgcccgagcgcggctctctttaaaaaaaaaaaaaaatttcccttGCTTTgattttagttcttagatcttggatgcttaattattgtttactccttaattagatgtttagaactgaGGTCTCACAATTCATGACCTCTTTTAATAGagctcttttcttttcctttcttacAAGAAAAGACGTTCTCAAAAAATGCAGCATTCCTTGATTCAATAATCGTATTTTCATGTATATCAGGAATCACTGACTTGTGCACTAGGAATCTATATGCACTACTGTTGTTTGCATATCCAATGAAGATGCAATCTACAGTCTTAGGTCCAATCTTcacttgttttggctttggTATTTCTACTTTCGtcaaacacccccacactttcaagtatttgtatGAGGGCTTATGTCATTTCCACAATTCGTAAGGAGtttcattcttctttttatgTGGAATTTTGTTAAGAATATGATTTGCCGAAAGTATTGCTTACCCCCACAAGTTTTGGGGTAATCCAGAACTTATTATCATGGCATTCATCATCTCCTTAAGAGTACGGTTTTTCCTTTCCGCAACACCATTAGATTGTGGTGAATAAGGAGCagttgtttgatgaataattccagattcattgcaaaattcttcaaacggAGCAATATATTCACCTCCTCTATCACTACGAATTTTCTTGGTTCGTTTGCAtaattgattttcaacttcattctTATAGGTCTTAAATTCTTCAAGAGCTTCATCTTTGCTTCTTAAAAGAAACACATAACATAATCTTGTGCAATCATCTATGAATGTAATAAAGTACTTTTTCCCACCTCTAGTTTGTACAAACTTTAAATCACAAACATCGGTGTGAATTAGTTCTAGAGGTATTGTACTTCTTTCCACTGTGTGAAAAGGTACTTTAGTTAATTTAGCTTCAACACATACGTCACATTTGTAGTTTGAATCAATCTTAGTCCTTGGAATAAGATTTAATTTTCCAAGTTTTCTCAAagtgttgaagttaacatgtcctagtctagtatgccataaattagaacattcaACCAAGTAATTCAAAGCATTAACTTTATTACTTTCAAGATCACAAAGTAAAATCattacattcatcttgaacaGTCCCTTTTCTATATATCATTTTCCTAGGAACTGTCCATTTTTCATGATTACAACTTTTCCAGCTTCAAAAACTATTCTAAATCCGGCCTTAACCAGCCTAGAATCGGATACAAGATTCTTCCTTATGTCCGGAACATGAAGGACATCAATAAGAGTAAGCTCTTTTCCCGAAGTCATCTTGATCACCACTTTGCCTAAGCCAACGATCTTAGAAGACGCATTGTTACCCATATAGAGCTCTCTTCCACTTATAGGAGTATACTTCGAGAATAACTCCTTGTCAGCACAGACATGTCGCATCGCTCCATTGTCGATATATCATTATCTAGGATTATCAAACATGTTAGCCTCAAAGACTACTGTTGACAGATCTATCTCAGACAAGTCAATAGGCACAGATTTGTGTTGGACAACATTTGCCCGGTACTGATTGTCCTTCTTTGGTAAGCGACAATCCTTGGACTTGTGGTTCGTCTTCCCACAGTTCCAACATGTTCCTTTCCACTTCTTGTTCTTTCCCTGCTTCACATCTTTCCCAAAATGTTTCCTTTTCTTCATAGCGTTTGGCTTCACCAGGTTTGCCTTTGCTTCCATTGGCATCTTACCACCTTTGATCTCCGCTTTGTGATAGTTTTCCTCAATTCGCAACCTGACGATCAAGTCTTCGAGCCCCATTTCCTTGCGTTTGtgcttcaaatattttttaaactcCTTCCATAAAGGCGACAGCTTTTCGATCAGCGCAGCAACTTGGAAAGATTCACTGATCATCATCCCTTCAGTCATTATGCCATGAAGAATGATTTGGAACTCTTGCACTTGGCTAATCACCGTCTTGGTATCAACCATCTTGAATTCGAGAAACTTTCCGACTACAAACTTCTTTGTGCCAGCATCCTCGGTCTTGTACTTTTTCTCCAAGGAATCCCACAATTCCTTAGCAGTCTTGGTTGCAGAGTATACGCTATACAACGTATTATCCAACCCATTCAGAATGTAGTTCCGGCACAAGAAGTCACTATGAGACCATGCATCAAAAGCAGATCTTCCTTGTGTGTCAACATTTGGTGTTGGAACAGCAACCACTTCCTTCAAGAACCTCGCAATATGAAGTGTAGTAAGGTAAAACAACATCTTCTGCTGCCATGTCTTGAAGTCAGTACCGGAGAACTTCTCAGGTCTCTCGGCATGCGCATTAGAAGCAGTAGGGGCCGTGACAACAGCCGGTGTAATAGGCGGCGGCGTGACAGGGGGTGGTGGTGGGGTCGGCGTAACTGGAGTCGGTGGAACAACAGCCATGATAATAACAAAATTTGTCTTAAACTTGTTATCACCCTTTGATCAGTATGCACGCAGCAACACAGTATATAGCGAGCCAAGAGTTTGACTCTCTATCTTTAAGAAAAATTTGCCCGCAGAGATGCTAACAGGTCGATCAAATTGtctcccaagatagaacgctAATATCACTTCGATTAGCagcacaacaaaatcgaagAACCACGAACACTCAAAAGTTCTTTAAGAAACTCTTTATTATGAGAGTATGCAGAGGAAGAGAATGAGAAATGAGCGAGTTCAAATGGAGTCAGAAGTGAGGTATTTATAGGCGTTGGAAGACTGCCTCGATGAGTTGCATCACTTCAGACGCACTGGTTCAGTTGAAGTGGTGCACTGGTTCAGGCAAAGGGGCGCACTGATTCAAGCCGAAGAGACACACTGGTTCTGAATGGGACACAACTCTTCAGacatgaaatttaatttatttatttattttcgaaaacaaaacaaattaaataaattgttatttcatccaaaaattaaatatgtgcCAAAGAACCAGCCCAGCCCAGCCCACGTCCGGTCCGGTCCGGTTCGGTCCATGCCGGTCGGTCGGATGGTCAGCGGTGGCGGCGCGCGCGCGTGTGGCTAATGGTTCGAACCAAGCATTGTCTAGGTCCGCTCCCTTTAACAAACATGGGTACCCCTTGGGACCCCAACCCATTGTGTCAATTTAGGCTATATATGTAGACATTTATTGCCACATTTTACCAATGTGGGACTATGAGCATCAATGTCTCATTCACCTTATTTACTTCAACAACAATTTTCAAACAATTTTTCCAATAGTTACTCCTCCTAAGCTTTAGCTTTCTTCATTGAATTGTGAATTGCATCCAGTGTTATTGTTTCATGTAGTTcggatataaaagtaaattttCTTCAATTTCTTATGTTGGTTCTGTTATGGAAGTGCAATCTATATTGTATTGATGCTAAATTAATATTACAGGTGAAAATTTTATGGAGAAAAACCGATGCTTATGACTCATGTGACACTGAGGTCCAAAGTTTTGGATGAATATATGTGATCGAGACTTAATTGTAACAaaagggggaaaaaaaaaaagggaagatGTGGAAGGAATATCGTATGTTTTGGGGAAAATTCTTGAAGTATCATGTGAAGGACCGACTCTTTAAATTTTTAGTTTGCCATGTGATGCAATAGGCCAATTTGACAGAAGCACTTGATTTATGTGAGGGCCATGAAAGCAAAGCtaggctcggctcggctcgtacAAATGCACTTCACATAATTATTCAAATAGTTTCAtttgtttaataaaaatatacatttttaatattttcttgTCGACACGTAAAATTTCCAGAAAAAGTAGAGTCTATCATCGAAATTCAatgaataaaaaatttcatgGTAATTAACCgaaaaaaattctaattttttcgTCTACAAATTCAAACTGGGAAATATTCTTCCGTATATgtatacatttttttaaaataatatatgtataCATTTTTATATTCGAGCgagtaaaaaatattttgataccattaactattgataaaatgCCAAGTTGGTatatgaactattgaaaatagTTTACTTAGTATATAATTAAACTCAAAAGTCAATTTTGCCATTTACTTAAACTGTTTTTAAGtccaatattattattaaattcaattagGTATATATTtcgttttttaaattattttattgattaaaattgta comes from Henckelia pumila isolate YLH828 chromosome 4, ASM3356847v2, whole genome shotgun sequence and encodes:
- the LOC140862369 gene encoding uncharacterized protein, with the translated sequence MAVVPPTPVTPTPPPPPVTPPPITPAVVTAPTASNAHAERPEKFSGTDFKTWQQKMLFYLTTLHIARFLKEVVAVPTPNVDTQGRSAFDAWSHSDFLCRNYILNGLDNTLYSVYSATKTAKELWDSLEKKYKTEDAGTKKFVVGKFLEFKMVDTKTVISQVQEFQIILHGIMTEGMMISESFQVAALIEKLSPLWKEFKKYLKHKRKEMGLEDLIVRLRIEENYHKAEIKGGKMPMEAKANLVKPNAMKKRKHFGKDVKQGKNKKWKGTCWNCGKTNHKSKDCRLPKKDNQYRANVVQHKSVPIDLSEIDLSTVVFEANMFDNPR